A section of the Amycolatopsis sp. AA4 genome encodes:
- a CDS encoding BPL-N domain-containing protein: MPRRPWRRLLCGLLSATLLTAACGQPRDEAAPPAPRSAVAPLALVYNGPQGCAECGPAVADLLRRAPQHYRVEYVGPGTGKPLTAAVLAEAQLYVQPGGGQDLDRTWRDLDGSADAVRDWVRQGGSYLGLCFGGYLAGRDPGFGLLPGDTRGYAGSPGSAVADERDTVVEVSWRGQPRHMYFQDGPEFRLNDGADATVLATYPNGAAAVVVAPYGKGRVGVSGPHPEADASWYDDEGLTNPDGVRTDLAYELIQATVSR; the protein is encoded by the coding sequence ATGCCCCGTCGGCCTTGGCGACGGTTGCTGTGCGGCCTCCTCTCCGCCACCCTCCTCACCGCAGCCTGCGGCCAGCCGCGAGATGAGGCGGCGCCTCCCGCGCCCCGCAGCGCAGTAGCGCCGCTCGCGTTGGTCTACAACGGACCGCAGGGGTGTGCGGAATGCGGGCCCGCCGTGGCTGATCTGCTGCGCAGGGCGCCGCAGCATTACCGGGTCGAGTATGTCGGGCCCGGGACCGGGAAGCCGCTCACCGCGGCGGTGCTGGCGGAGGCCCAGCTGTACGTCCAGCCGGGCGGCGGCCAGGACCTCGACCGGACGTGGCGGGACCTGGACGGCTCCGCCGACGCGGTGCGCGACTGGGTTCGCCAGGGCGGCAGCTACCTCGGGCTGTGCTTCGGCGGGTACCTCGCGGGCCGCGATCCGGGGTTCGGGCTGCTGCCGGGCGACACGCGCGGGTACGCGGGTTCTCCCGGTTCCGCGGTGGCGGACGAACGCGACACGGTCGTCGAGGTCAGCTGGCGCGGGCAGCCGCGGCATATGTATTTCCAGGACGGGCCCGAGTTCCGGCTGAACGACGGGGCCGACGCGACGGTGCTGGCGACCTATCCGAACGGTGCGGCCGCGGTGGTCGTCGCGCCGTACGGCAAGGGGCGGGTCGGCGTCAGCGGGCCGCATCCGGAGGCTGACGCGTCCTGGTACGACGACGAGGGGCTGACCAATCCGGACGGTGTCCGGACGGATCTCGCGTACGAGCTGATTCAGGCCACTGTCTCGCGGTAG
- a CDS encoding sulfotransferase: MRPGRDSVGTVEDLHASAAKLTGLDDFGGDEHLEGLRVLLDSYTHEADLTPYGNKVHRAFLRGALVARLLSEASWKQHPQYADVPIERPIFVTGLPRTGTTALHRLLTEDPAHQGLEVWLTEMPQPRPPRETWPENPVFQAIQAGYEQHHVEHPEFMGLHHMSADQVEECWQLLRQSMKSVSYECLAHVPGYSRWLDGQDWTDAYRRHRRNLQLIGLPDAGRRWVLKNPSHLFALDALLEVYPDALVVQTHRAPSTIIASVCSLTEQASEGWSDTFRGEVVGRSQLDLWARGAERFAAARARHNPAQFCDVRYEDFVADPIGTVEGVYRHFGLGLTPRARDAMTVLHERSRTGDAKPRHRYDLADFGLTAEEVDERFGAAHPS, encoded by the coding sequence ATGCGTCCAGGACGAGACAGCGTCGGCACGGTCGAAGACCTCCACGCGTCCGCCGCGAAACTCACCGGCCTCGACGATTTCGGCGGCGACGAACACCTCGAAGGCTTGCGCGTCCTGCTCGATTCCTACACCCATGAAGCCGATTTGACCCCGTACGGCAACAAAGTCCACCGTGCTTTCCTGCGCGGGGCGCTGGTCGCGCGCTTGCTGAGCGAAGCCTCGTGGAAGCAGCACCCGCAGTACGCCGATGTCCCCATCGAGCGGCCGATCTTCGTCACCGGCCTGCCGCGCACCGGCACCACGGCGCTGCACCGGCTGCTCACCGAAGACCCGGCGCACCAGGGCCTCGAGGTATGGCTGACCGAAATGCCGCAGCCGCGCCCGCCGCGCGAGACCTGGCCGGAAAACCCGGTCTTCCAAGCGATCCAGGCCGGATACGAGCAGCACCACGTCGAGCATCCGGAGTTCATGGGCCTGCACCACATGTCGGCGGACCAGGTCGAGGAATGCTGGCAGCTGCTGCGGCAGTCGATGAAATCCGTGTCGTACGAATGCCTCGCGCACGTGCCCGGCTACTCGCGCTGGCTCGACGGCCAGGACTGGACCGACGCCTACCGCAGGCACCGGCGCAACCTGCAGCTCATCGGGCTGCCCGACGCCGGCCGCCGCTGGGTGCTCAAGAACCCCAGCCACCTGTTCGCCCTCGACGCGCTGCTGGAGGTCTACCCGGACGCGCTGGTCGTGCAGACCCATCGCGCGCCCAGCACGATCATCGCGTCGGTGTGCAGCCTGACCGAACAGGCTTCGGAAGGCTGGTCGGACACGTTCCGCGGCGAGGTCGTCGGACGCAGCCAGCTCGACCTGTGGGCCCGCGGCGCGGAACGGTTCGCGGCCGCTCGCGCCCGGCACAATCCCGCGCAGTTCTGCGACGTCCGGTACGAGGACTTCGTCGCCGACCCGATCGGCACCGTCGAGGGGGTCTACCGGCATTTCGGACTGGGCCTCACCCCGCGAGCGCGCGACGCGATGACCGTGCTGCACGAGCGGAGCCGCACCGGGGACGCGAAACCGAGGCACCGCTACGACCTCGCCGACTTCGGCCTGACCGCCGAAGAGGTCGACGAGCGGTTCGGTGCGGCACACCCGAGTTGA
- a CDS encoding nuclear transport factor 2 family protein, whose protein sequence is MDLAALEEIRRVKFRYLRCLDLKRWDEMAETLTADARVHYGTPAYGEPLNFHNRDALMEFLRTTVGPGITTMHFAGHPEIEIDGDTATGRWLFQDKVIVAEHRVVIEGAAYYEDTYRREDGGWRISSTGYERLYETLATMKDQPGWKLTANMWGQPA, encoded by the coding sequence ATGGATCTGGCCGCGCTCGAAGAAATCCGCCGCGTGAAATTCCGCTACCTCCGGTGCCTCGACCTGAAGCGCTGGGACGAGATGGCGGAGACGCTGACCGCCGACGCCCGCGTGCACTACGGCACGCCCGCCTACGGCGAACCGCTGAACTTCCACAACCGCGACGCGCTCATGGAGTTCCTGCGCACCACCGTCGGCCCCGGCATCACGACAATGCACTTCGCCGGGCACCCGGAAATCGAGATCGACGGCGACACCGCGACCGGCCGGTGGCTGTTCCAGGACAAGGTGATCGTCGCCGAGCACCGGGTGGTGATCGAGGGCGCCGCGTACTACGAGGACACGTACCGGCGCGAGGACGGCGGGTGGCGGATCAGCAGCACGGGGTACGAACGGCTGTACGAAACGCTGGCCACGATGAAGGACCAGCCGGGCTGGAAGCTGACCGCGAACATGTGGGGCCAGCCGGCCTGA
- a CDS encoding NUDIX domain-containing protein: MPVIDKIAWIRFDEGRILSTRSRGKDVYYLPGGKREPGETDLQTLVREIDEELAVAIVPESARHFGTFRAQAHGHAAGITVQMTCYTADYRGTLQPRSEIAEIVWLTYADRGAVSPVDQVIFDHLRETGLLGGTPQ; the protein is encoded by the coding sequence GTGCCCGTCATCGACAAGATCGCCTGGATCCGATTCGACGAAGGCCGCATCCTCAGCACCCGCTCCCGGGGCAAGGACGTCTACTACCTCCCCGGCGGCAAACGCGAACCCGGCGAGACCGATCTCCAGACGCTCGTCCGCGAGATCGACGAGGAACTCGCCGTCGCCATCGTGCCGGAGAGCGCGCGGCATTTCGGTACCTTCCGGGCCCAGGCGCACGGCCACGCGGCAGGCATCACCGTCCAGATGACCTGCTACACCGCCGACTACCGCGGCACTCTCCAGCCCCGCAGCGAGATCGCGGAGATCGTCTGGCTGACCTACGCCGACCGGGGCGCCGTGTCCCCGGTCGACCAGGTCATCTTCGACCACCTGCGCGAGACCGGCCTGCTCGGCGGCACTCCACAGTAG
- a CDS encoding SDR family oxidoreductase gives MDLLTGKVVLVSGIGPGLGRSIALRSAAAGADVVLAARTESRLAEVAAEVEALGRRAVPVPADITDDASATKLVETALSEFGRLDTLVNNAFAIPPITDLADVDLDAVRAGFETNVLAALRLTRLCTSALAESAGSVVMINSAVLRHSRRTFGAYKMAKASLLALAQSLASELGPQGIRVNSVAPGYIWADSLKWYFAYLAKERGVPAEQVYAETAETIDLRRLPEPDEIADTVVFLASALARCVTGQCLDVNAGEYHH, from the coding sequence ATGGACCTCCTGACCGGCAAAGTCGTTCTCGTGTCCGGAATCGGCCCGGGATTGGGCCGCTCCATCGCGTTGCGGTCCGCCGCCGCCGGGGCCGACGTCGTCCTCGCGGCCCGCACCGAATCCCGGCTCGCCGAGGTCGCCGCCGAGGTCGAGGCACTCGGCCGCCGCGCCGTTCCGGTGCCGGCCGACATCACCGACGACGCCTCGGCGACCAAGCTCGTCGAGACCGCGCTGAGCGAGTTCGGACGGCTGGACACGTTGGTGAACAACGCTTTCGCGATTCCGCCGATCACCGATCTCGCCGACGTCGATCTCGACGCGGTGCGCGCCGGCTTCGAAACCAACGTGCTTGCCGCACTCCGGCTGACCCGGCTGTGCACCTCAGCGCTCGCCGAGAGCGCCGGTTCGGTCGTAATGATCAATTCGGCGGTGCTGCGGCATTCCCGACGCACTTTCGGCGCGTACAAAATGGCGAAGGCGAGTCTGCTCGCGCTCGCGCAAAGCCTCGCGTCGGAACTCGGACCGCAGGGGATCCGGGTCAACTCCGTCGCGCCGGGCTACATCTGGGCGGACTCGCTCAAGTGGTATTTCGCTTACCTGGCCAAGGAACGCGGCGTGCCCGCGGAACAGGTGTACGCGGAAACGGCGGAGACCATCGATCTGCGCCGCCTCCCGGAACCGGACGAGATCGCCGACACCGTCGTGTTCCTCGCGTCCGCGCTCGCCCGCTGCGTCACCGGGCAATGCCTCGACGTCAACGCCGGCGAATACCACCACTGA
- a CDS encoding DUF11 domain-containing protein, translated as MVRWAGGSGKAIRRSAAQFLVLAVAVSGLAVGGAVPASAQTWPVEGERSPSVFDCDHLYYSNFRSGMQFRTNAAGDAEIENTVVSKRAGSGPPDYWSTDMALGKDPDTGRPAAFYSSYTSANRTLYKHVSGTDEVTDRIAAGETRELPAGTNWGGTAADPNTGMLFGAQNGGAPKLFGMNLATGATTVWTRGSNLAPVPSDDPVFLGGSLVPDLFVDADGGAYYGISYGGSTYVYRLDPATGTTTRAVRVVGPGSGNGFNNYGMAYFHGSIYLGYYGGALYKVDPRTGASTPVPGGNAQDNQVGRIKSESGGSWPITDLASCSIAPNLTSRLVVRKTASEQTAKPGDTVRYTVTIANEGDAPAPAARLTDDLSAVLDDAAYNNDAVTTTGGAPTPTQPGYAGQKLTWTGAIAPGDTVTLAYSVTVGKPPGGDKKLTNVVTVPESNCAEASKDPACATVVPIATLKIAKHASPANPSPGSVVSYTVTVTNDGTADWAGASVADDLTDVLDDAAYNNDARATGSGTVAYEPGRALRWTGDVKAGTTVTITYSVTVADPPRGNRRLINRVVGPDGSNCGTDPSCTTDEPISGVVIRKSASPATAKPGDTVTYTITAENIGGATASAVKLTDDLTGVVDEAAYNDNAVAMIGGTAAATQPGYDPNTAKLTWTGDIPAAQTVTISYTVTVASPPRGDRNLRNTVTGPADSNCAPNSTDCSTETPIGALEIKKTADRTDAKPGERVGYTVTVRNIGEAAYPGATFTDDLSGVLDDATWNNDATATSGTTSFAAPRLNWTGDVPAGATVTVRYSVTVGAPPAGDKHLRNLVTGPDGSTCPPGSADPDCGTDTGVGTLELSKTAAPATAQPGDKVTYTVTARNTGTATYRGAGFTDDLSRVLDDATYNNDATATSGSVAYAAPNLTWTADLPAGATVTITYSVTVRATQTGDNELRNAVTGPPDSTCPPGNTAPDCNPVTPVARLHVKKTASPSDPRPGDTVAYTVLVANDGKATYRGAAVTDDLTGVLDDATYDNDARATSGTTAYTAPKLTWSGDVEAGATVTITYTVTVHNPPRGDKKLANAVTGADNCPPGGSDPDCGTVTPLPALKITKTATPAEIKTGDRVSYTVTVENVGEADYRRASFTDNLTGVLDDATYNGDAKADTGTVVLAPPTLTWTGDLAKGATATITYSVTVTNAGDHRLVNTVTGNGSNCPEGSADPGCRVILPKPHLRIAKTADPAIAQPGGKVTYTVTVRNLGEASQPDASFTDDLSGVLDDAAYNGDATATGGTVHFVQPRLQWTGSLAPGAEVTIRYSVTVGDPPRGDRILRNAVTSPDDTNCLTRDPVCGTETPVREMTIAKRAGVPTAKPGEKVTYTVDLVNTGSAAYPDATFVDDLADVLDDATYNQDAQATSGSVEQTGSKLTWHGTLAVGQTVTVVYSVTVKPEATAGNRLRNVVVSPNPGTNCVTGAEPGCGTTTPVTPPTGPPGTPPTTPPGVPPTGPGPLASTGTPLWNLLLGSVFSLLTGFALLVAARRRSRRS; from the coding sequence ATGGTGCGCTGGGCGGGTGGGAGCGGGAAAGCGATCCGGCGGTCGGCCGCGCAGTTTCTCGTGCTGGCGGTCGCGGTGTCGGGCCTGGCGGTGGGCGGTGCGGTTCCCGCGTCGGCGCAGACGTGGCCGGTCGAAGGGGAGCGGAGTCCGTCCGTATTCGACTGCGACCATCTTTATTACAGCAATTTCCGCTCGGGCATGCAGTTCCGCACGAACGCGGCCGGGGACGCCGAGATTGAGAACACGGTCGTCAGCAAACGGGCGGGCAGCGGGCCGCCGGATTACTGGTCGACCGACATGGCCCTCGGCAAGGACCCCGACACCGGCCGCCCGGCGGCGTTCTACTCCAGCTACACGAGCGCGAACCGCACGCTCTACAAGCACGTTTCCGGCACCGACGAGGTCACCGACCGGATCGCGGCCGGCGAGACCCGCGAGCTGCCCGCCGGGACGAACTGGGGCGGGACCGCCGCGGACCCGAACACCGGGATGCTGTTCGGCGCGCAGAACGGCGGCGCGCCGAAGCTGTTCGGGATGAACCTGGCGACCGGCGCGACGACAGTCTGGACCAGGGGCTCGAACCTCGCGCCGGTGCCGTCGGACGACCCCGTGTTCCTCGGCGGCTCCCTGGTGCCGGACCTGTTCGTGGACGCCGACGGCGGCGCGTACTACGGCATTTCCTACGGCGGTTCGACCTACGTCTACCGGCTCGATCCGGCGACCGGGACGACGACGCGGGCGGTGCGCGTCGTCGGACCGGGGTCGGGCAACGGGTTCAACAACTACGGGATGGCGTACTTCCACGGGTCGATCTACCTCGGCTACTACGGCGGCGCACTGTACAAAGTGGACCCGCGGACCGGGGCGTCGACACCGGTGCCGGGCGGCAACGCCCAGGACAACCAGGTCGGCCGCATCAAGTCCGAATCCGGCGGCTCCTGGCCGATCACCGACCTGGCCAGCTGCTCGATCGCGCCGAACCTGACCTCCCGCCTCGTCGTGCGCAAAACCGCCAGCGAGCAGACGGCCAAGCCGGGGGACACCGTGCGGTACACGGTGACCATCGCCAACGAGGGCGACGCGCCCGCCCCGGCCGCGCGGCTCACCGACGACCTGAGCGCGGTCCTCGACGACGCCGCGTACAACAACGACGCGGTCACCACGACCGGCGGTGCGCCGACGCCGACCCAGCCGGGTTACGCCGGGCAGAAGCTGACCTGGACCGGGGCGATCGCGCCGGGCGACACGGTCACCCTGGCGTACTCGGTGACCGTGGGGAAGCCGCCCGGCGGGGACAAAAAGCTGACCAACGTCGTGACGGTTCCGGAAAGCAATTGCGCTGAGGCGTCGAAGGATCCGGCGTGTGCGACGGTAGTGCCGATCGCCACGTTGAAGATCGCGAAACACGCGTCGCCCGCCAACCCCAGCCCGGGCAGCGTCGTGTCGTACACGGTGACTGTGACCAACGACGGCACGGCGGATTGGGCCGGGGCGAGTGTTGCTGACGATCTGACGGACGTCCTCGACGACGCTGCCTACAACAACGACGCCCGGGCCACCGGATCCGGCACCGTGGCTTACGAACCAGGACGGGCGCTGCGCTGGACCGGCGATGTCAAGGCGGGCACCACGGTCACCATCACCTACTCGGTGACGGTCGCCGACCCGCCGCGCGGGAACCGTCGCCTGATCAACCGGGTAGTGGGCCCGGACGGCTCGAACTGCGGCACGGACCCTTCCTGCACCACGGACGAACCCATTTCCGGCGTGGTGATCCGGAAATCGGCCTCACCCGCGACCGCGAAGCCCGGCGACACCGTGACCTACACGATTACCGCCGAGAACATCGGCGGCGCGACGGCGAGCGCGGTAAAGCTGACTGACGATCTCACCGGCGTGGTCGACGAGGCGGCGTACAACGACAATGCCGTTGCCATGATCGGCGGCACTGCTGCCGCTACGCAACCGGGCTACGACCCGAACACGGCGAAACTCACCTGGACCGGCGACATTCCGGCCGCGCAGACCGTCACGATCAGCTACACGGTCACGGTGGCCTCGCCGCCGCGCGGGGACCGCAACCTGCGCAACACGGTGACCGGCCCTGCGGATTCGAACTGTGCGCCGAACAGCACGGATTGCTCGACCGAAACCCCGATCGGCGCGCTCGAAATCAAGAAGACCGCGGACCGGACCGACGCCAAGCCCGGCGAGCGGGTCGGCTACACCGTGACCGTGCGCAACATCGGCGAGGCCGCTTACCCCGGAGCGACGTTCACCGACGACCTCTCCGGCGTCCTCGACGACGCGACCTGGAACAACGACGCGACCGCCACCTCCGGCACGACGTCCTTCGCCGCGCCACGCCTGAACTGGACGGGCGACGTCCCGGCGGGCGCCACGGTGACCGTGCGCTACTCCGTCACCGTCGGCGCCCCGCCCGCCGGAGACAAACACCTGCGCAACCTCGTCACCGGCCCGGACGGTTCGACCTGCCCGCCCGGCTCCGCCGACCCGGACTGTGGCACCGACACCGGCGTCGGCACCCTGGAATTGTCGAAGACCGCGGCACCCGCGACCGCGCAGCCCGGGGACAAGGTCACGTACACGGTGACCGCCCGAAACACCGGCACTGCAACGTATCGAGGGGCGGGTTTCACCGACGACCTGAGCCGCGTTCTGGACGACGCGACGTACAACAACGACGCCACCGCCACCTCGGGTTCCGTCGCCTACGCCGCACCGAATCTGACGTGGACCGCTGATCTGCCCGCCGGCGCGACCGTGACGATCACCTACTCGGTCACCGTCCGTGCAACGCAGACCGGCGACAACGAACTCCGCAACGCGGTCACCGGGCCGCCCGATTCCACCTGCCCGCCCGGAAACACCGCGCCGGACTGCAATCCGGTGACCCCGGTCGCCCGTCTGCACGTCAAGAAGACCGCGTCCCCGTCCGACCCGCGACCCGGCGACACCGTCGCCTACACCGTTCTGGTCGCCAACGACGGCAAGGCGACTTACCGCGGCGCAGCCGTCACCGACGACCTGACCGGCGTCCTCGACGACGCCACCTACGACAACGACGCCCGCGCGACCAGCGGCACGACTGCCTACACCGCACCGAAACTGACCTGGAGCGGCGACGTCGAAGCTGGCGCGACGGTGACGATCACCTACACCGTCACCGTGCACAATCCGCCGCGCGGCGATAAAAAACTCGCCAACGCGGTCACCGGCGCCGACAACTGCCCGCCCGGCGGGAGCGATCCGGACTGCGGCACGGTCACGCCGCTGCCCGCGTTGAAGATCACGAAGACCGCGACCCCGGCCGAGATCAAGACCGGCGACCGGGTCAGCTACACGGTCACCGTCGAGAACGTCGGCGAGGCCGATTACCGTCGTGCGTCGTTCACCGACAACCTCACGGGCGTGCTCGACGACGCGACCTACAACGGCGACGCCAAGGCGGACACCGGCACTGTCGTGCTCGCACCGCCGACCCTGACTTGGACCGGAGACCTGGCCAAGGGCGCCACGGCGACGATCACCTACTCGGTTACCGTCACGAATGCCGGGGACCACCGGCTCGTCAACACCGTCACCGGAAATGGCTCGAACTGCCCGGAGGGCTCGGCCGATCCGGGCTGCCGCGTGATCCTGCCGAAGCCGCACCTGCGGATCGCCAAGACCGCCGATCCGGCGATCGCTCAACCCGGCGGGAAGGTCACCTACACCGTGACCGTCCGCAACCTCGGCGAGGCGTCGCAACCGGACGCGTCATTCACCGACGACTTGTCCGGCGTACTGGACGACGCCGCCTACAACGGCGATGCCACAGCGACCGGCGGGACCGTCCACTTCGTCCAGCCGCGTCTACAGTGGACTGGCTCGCTCGCGCCGGGTGCGGAGGTCACCATCAGGTATTCGGTGACCGTCGGGGACCCGCCGCGCGGCGACCGGATCTTGCGCAACGCGGTCACCAGCCCGGACGACACCAACTGCCTGACCCGAGACCCGGTGTGCGGCACCGAAACCCCGGTCCGCGAGATGACGATCGCCAAGCGAGCCGGCGTGCCGACGGCGAAACCGGGGGAGAAGGTCACGTACACCGTCGACCTCGTCAACACCGGCAGCGCTGCCTACCCGGACGCGACCTTCGTCGACGACCTCGCCGACGTTCTGGACGACGCCACGTACAACCAGGACGCTCAGGCCACCAGCGGGTCCGTCGAGCAGACGGGCTCGAAGCTGACCTGGCACGGGACGCTGGCGGTCGGCCAGACCGTCACGGTCGTCTACTCGGTCACCGTCAAACCCGAAGCCACCGCCGGAAACCGCCTGCGCAACGTCGTGGTCTCGCCGAATCCGGGGACCAACTGCGTCACCGGCGCCGAACCCGGCTGCGGCACGACCACTCCGGTGACCCCGCCGACCGGGCCGCCCGGAACTCCGCCGACCACTCCGCCGGGCGTCCCGCCGACCGGCCCGGGGCCGCTGGCCTCGACGGGCACGCCGCTCTGGAACCTCCTGCTCGGCTCAGTCTTCAGCTTGCTCACCGGCTTCGCGTTGCTGGTCGCCGCCCGGCGCAGGAGCCGGCGAAGCTGA
- a CDS encoding DUF1214 domain-containing protein: MLTEPLAGAIAEAEKIIAEAPHVRTEQDLIEGYDYLAGSIRASVQTAWAYDRDFPYFTLSTGPYTKMGLDNPDTLYFNANIREDREYVVTGTRGTTADLSFQVLNGDYTPVEVPDSVTAFDDRDIPVAADGSFEIRFGPAKPDPGPGYFVLGPGSSMLVVREVYSDWATERRGTIQLRCADTTGQAPPALTRTAMEKRYGVTGKILLSRLRTFLAFPKWFYLNLPVNTMTEPRSTPGGLPTQYSSAGHYELADDEVMIVTVPRSDAPYQGIQLGSTWYVSLDYVHHQTSLTADQARADPDGKLRFVISERDPGVANWLERTGHDRGYVQIRWQRLSRELTAADGPEVEVVKFDELPGRLPYHSEARVTPEEWAQRIAARQAAVAARMLG, translated from the coding sequence GTGCTGACCGAACCGCTCGCCGGCGCGATCGCCGAAGCCGAAAAGATCATCGCCGAGGCCCCGCACGTGCGCACCGAACAGGACCTGATCGAGGGCTACGACTACCTCGCGGGCAGCATCCGGGCGTCCGTCCAGACGGCGTGGGCCTACGACCGGGACTTCCCGTACTTCACCCTCTCCACCGGCCCGTACACGAAAATGGGCCTGGACAACCCGGACACCCTGTACTTCAACGCGAACATCCGCGAGGACCGCGAATACGTCGTCACCGGCACCCGCGGCACCACCGCCGACCTCAGCTTCCAGGTCCTCAACGGGGACTACACGCCGGTCGAGGTGCCCGACAGCGTGACCGCGTTCGACGACCGCGACATCCCCGTCGCCGCCGACGGTTCCTTCGAGATCCGCTTCGGCCCGGCGAAACCCGATCCCGGGCCCGGCTATTTCGTGCTCGGCCCCGGGTCGTCGATGCTCGTCGTCCGCGAGGTCTACAGCGACTGGGCCACCGAACGGCGCGGCACGATCCAGCTTCGCTGCGCGGACACCACCGGCCAGGCCCCGCCCGCGCTGACCCGCACCGCGATGGAGAAACGGTACGGCGTCACCGGAAAAATCCTGCTCAGCCGGCTGCGGACGTTCCTCGCCTTCCCGAAGTGGTTCTACTTGAACCTGCCGGTGAACACGATGACCGAACCGCGCAGCACGCCCGGCGGCCTGCCCACGCAGTACTCCTCGGCCGGGCATTACGAACTCGCCGACGACGAGGTCATGATCGTCACCGTGCCCCGTTCGGACGCGCCGTACCAGGGCATTCAGCTCGGCAGCACCTGGTATGTCTCGCTCGACTACGTGCACCACCAGACCAGCCTCACCGCCGACCAGGCGCGGGCCGACCCGGACGGCAAGCTGCGGTTCGTGATCAGCGAACGCGACCCCGGCGTCGCGAACTGGCTCGAACGCACCGGGCACGACCGCGGCTACGTCCAGATCCGCTGGCAGCGGCTTTCCCGCGAACTCACCGCGGCCGACGGGCCGGAGGTCGAGGTCGTGAAGTTCGACGAACTGCCCGGCCGGCTGCCCTACCACTCCGAGGCCCGCGTGACCCCGGAGGAATGGGCACAGCGGATCGCCGCGCGACAGGCCGCGGTCGCGGCCAGGATGCTGGGCTGA
- a CDS encoding helix-turn-helix domain-containing protein — MAVSRRSPPTERVVRLLDYFAARPGQRFGLSALARELGLSKPTCLGILTELTASGYVVRDPRTTTYRLGPATIAAGRAAAEGFGASEIARAHLEELSARYQATCTASAVVDGRILMLQSAGPGKVRLGETYPFAPPVGLMYVLWDADSAFDAWLATPPAVPVRLDEAYLRRVVAECREHGYLVESLTSAGRRLYTLMAGVAAGDLPPEVRGLVGELVSSLGERVYLGADLEPRKKHAVSLLAAPTVDASGRQELVLTLSVGEPITGAEIARRGAALAAVADAVTAEAGGVRPARR, encoded by the coding sequence ATGGCGGTATCCCGGCGCTCGCCGCCGACCGAACGGGTCGTGCGGTTGCTGGACTATTTCGCGGCGCGGCCGGGGCAGCGGTTCGGGCTGTCCGCGCTGGCCCGCGAACTGGGCCTGAGCAAGCCGACCTGCCTCGGCATCCTGACCGAGCTGACGGCGAGCGGATACGTGGTCCGCGACCCCCGGACCACGACGTATCGCCTGGGCCCGGCGACGATCGCGGCCGGACGCGCGGCGGCGGAAGGCTTCGGCGCCAGCGAGATCGCCCGTGCGCACCTGGAAGAGCTGAGCGCCCGGTACCAGGCGACGTGCACCGCGTCGGCGGTGGTGGACGGGCGCATCCTGATGCTGCAGAGCGCCGGGCCGGGCAAGGTGCGGCTCGGCGAGACGTATCCGTTCGCGCCGCCGGTCGGGCTGATGTACGTGCTGTGGGACGCCGACTCCGCCTTCGACGCCTGGCTCGCGACGCCGCCCGCGGTGCCGGTCCGGCTGGACGAGGCGTACCTGCGGCGGGTGGTCGCGGAGTGCCGGGAACACGGCTATCTGGTGGAAAGCCTGACGTCGGCGGGCCGCCGGCTCTACACGCTGATGGCGGGCGTGGCCGCGGGCGACCTGCCGCCCGAGGTGCGCGGGCTCGTCGGCGAGCTGGTGTCGAGCCTGGGGGAGCGGGTGTACCTCGGCGCGGACCTGGAACCGCGGAAGAAGCACGCGGTGAGCCTGCTGGCCGCCCCGACCGTCGACGCGTCGGGGCGGCAGGAACTGGTGCTGACGTTGTCCGTCGGGGAGCCGATCACCGGTGCGGAAATCGCCCGCCGGGGCGCGGCTTTGGCGGCCGTCGCGGACGCGGTGACGGCGGAGGCGGGCGGCGTCCGTCCTGCTCGGCGCTGA